From a single Cytophagales bacterium WSM2-2 genomic region:
- a CDS encoding glutaminase, which translates to MKIASVALGFLLLSHSAISQVTKAPAYPLITHDPYFSIWSFNDKLTSEPTKHWTGTEHALHGTITVDGKTYTFLGQPISDASVVLPTGSDAEVNVRYTFEKPSSDWINQNFNAEGWKSGLAPIGSNAKTKWTTREVWLVRDFELASIPNGNLMLNIQYDDDVEVYLNGIPAFECSPCAVGDYVTRQLSDGTHGALKAGKNRLSIHCTNPQGPGFIDAGLITRSTPPTGLLAKQNALTVSATQTKYEFTAGEIDLTVNFTSPLLLDELEVLSRPASYITFSVKSNDSNAHDVQLSLQASGQIAANNSIQKVNIENFEKGDLSISKAGTTDQRILGRKGDNVRIDWGYFYLATPKKFRVNKSIPGRLGSSFDFGKVTAQPVESHSVLAYDDIYSVQYFGKNLRAWWRRDEKMTAEQLLIDAEKDYERLIKKCGAFDKKIFADATTAGGSTYAELCVIAYRQAIAAHKVVAKPDGGLLFFSKENFSNGSIGTVDVTYPSAPLFLLYNTELMKGMLEFIFEYSESKQWTKPFAAHDLGTYPLANGQTYPEDMPVEECGNMIILVTAIADREGNADYAKKHWATLTTWVEFLKKEGFDPANQLCTDDFAGHLARNANLSIKSIVAIAGYGKLAGMMGNQKVAEEYTALAKSLATKWTEMAKDTDHYSLAFGASNTWSQKYNLVWDELLGLKIFPAEVAQKEIAFYLRQQKKFGLPLDSRKTYTKSDWILWTATLATSQKDFDAIINPVYKYATETPTRVPLSDWHETIDGKQVGFQARSVVGGYFIKMMKKK; encoded by the coding sequence ATGAAAATTGCGTCAGTCGCCCTTGGCTTCCTTTTACTATCACATAGTGCTATCAGCCAGGTTACAAAAGCCCCAGCTTATCCACTCATTACACATGATCCTTATTTTAGCATTTGGTCATTCAATGATAAGCTGACAAGCGAACCAACGAAGCACTGGACCGGAACTGAGCATGCACTCCACGGTACAATTACTGTGGACGGGAAAACATACACTTTCCTTGGGCAACCCATTTCCGATGCATCGGTTGTTCTGCCTACGGGAAGTGATGCAGAAGTGAATGTCCGATACACGTTTGAGAAACCTTCATCCGACTGGATCAATCAGAATTTCAACGCGGAAGGATGGAAATCAGGTTTAGCTCCCATTGGAAGCAATGCAAAAACAAAATGGACCACGAGAGAAGTCTGGCTTGTACGTGATTTCGAATTAGCATCAATCCCGAACGGAAACCTGATGCTCAATATCCAGTACGATGATGATGTAGAAGTATATCTCAATGGCATACCGGCCTTTGAGTGCAGCCCATGTGCCGTTGGTGACTATGTAACAAGACAGTTGTCTGATGGAACACATGGTGCATTGAAGGCAGGAAAGAACCGGTTAAGTATTCATTGCACTAATCCACAAGGTCCTGGTTTTATTGATGCGGGACTCATCACTCGCTCAACACCGCCCACAGGGCTACTCGCCAAACAAAATGCGCTGACTGTTTCTGCGACTCAAACTAAATACGAATTCACTGCAGGCGAAATTGACCTTACGGTTAATTTCACTTCACCTCTCTTGCTGGATGAGCTCGAAGTTTTGAGTCGACCGGCTTCATACATTACTTTCAGCGTCAAATCAAATGACAGCAACGCACACGATGTGCAATTAAGTCTACAGGCCTCTGGTCAGATTGCAGCAAACAATTCAATTCAAAAAGTGAATATTGAAAATTTTGAGAAAGGAGATCTCAGTATTTCGAAAGCAGGTACTACGGATCAACGTATCCTTGGCCGTAAGGGAGACAACGTCCGGATTGACTGGGGCTATTTCTACCTTGCGACTCCAAAAAAATTCCGTGTAAACAAAAGTATTCCAGGCCGCCTAGGCTCTTCTTTTGATTTTGGAAAAGTAACAGCACAGCCTGTTGAATCGCATAGCGTTTTAGCTTACGATGACATTTATTCAGTACAATATTTTGGGAAAAATCTAAGAGCCTGGTGGCGCAGAGATGAAAAAATGACAGCTGAACAACTGTTGATTGACGCTGAAAAGGACTACGAGCGTTTAATAAAAAAATGTGGTGCCTTTGACAAAAAAATATTTGCTGACGCGACTACCGCCGGGGGCTCAACGTATGCTGAACTCTGTGTGATCGCCTACCGCCAGGCCATTGCTGCTCACAAGGTCGTTGCCAAGCCTGATGGCGGACTCCTGTTTTTCTCAAAAGAGAATTTCTCCAATGGCTCGATCGGGACTGTTGACGTCACTTACCCTTCGGCTCCTTTGTTTCTTTTGTACAATACGGAACTGATGAAGGGAATGCTGGAATTTATTTTTGAATACAGCGAAAGCAAACAATGGACAAAACCCTTTGCTGCACACGACCTGGGGACTTATCCATTGGCAAACGGGCAAACGTATCCGGAAGACATGCCTGTAGAAGAATGCGGCAACATGATCATCCTCGTTACAGCGATTGCTGATCGCGAAGGAAATGCTGATTATGCAAAAAAACACTGGGCCACACTTACCACCTGGGTCGAATTCCTGAAGAAAGAAGGCTTTGACCCGGCGAACCAGCTTTGCACAGATGATTTTGCAGGTCATCTCGCACGGAACGCCAACCTCTCGATCAAGTCGATTGTGGCGATTGCCGGATACGGAAAACTTGCCGGTATGATGGGGAATCAAAAAGTAGCCGAGGAGTATACCGCCCTTGCAAAATCACTGGCCACTAAATGGACGGAAATGGCAAAAGACACAGATCACTATTCACTGGCTTTCGGAGCATCAAATACCTGGAGCCAAAAATATAATCTCGTGTGGGATGAACTCCTCGGGTTGAAAATATTTCCGGCCGAGGTAGCACAAAAAGAAATTGCGTTTTATTTGAGACAGCAAAAGAAATTCGGCCTGCCACTCGACAGCCGTAAGACTTACACCAAGTCCGACTGGATTTTGTGGACGGCTACATTGGCCACCAGCCAGAAAGATTTTGATGCAATCATCAACCCGGTTTACAAATACGCGACCGAAACCCCGACCCGTGTTCCTCTCAGCGACTGGCATGAAACTATTGACGGAAAGCAGGTAGGATTTCAGGCACGGTCCGTAGTAGGTGGGTATTTCATTAAAATGATGAAGAAAAAATAA